One Candidatus Culexarchaeum yellowstonense genomic region harbors:
- a CDS encoding MFS transporter — MFKRSSIWIYASILHFINDFITTLIPAIILVLRSEFSLSYADQGLLMTIPTLIAIIPQTFTGHLADRVHVSRVMLVCAMLLGFGTVLMGLSQNFNQLLISACIVGLGASFTHPTIYSITSSHYVGLEGRYLSFVSAAGDISLPMVFAVTEALTGMIGWRIIMICYGLTAISISIILYNASSNININRRVSGKTTSNYKLIKQLIKPLIVLGIITSCYRIILTFTTTYLNHMGLSIEWSNYIFALILAISIMGPVMTGILLKGGGGMRIVALEMTIISILSITLTASSNTALTTIILVPIGILILSVWPPVYSTISRSSPQEHMGLTYGASLTFTWAFGSIWPYIAGIIADNYGINMIYPLVAALSLVAVAIAITYDDRAPSETPPTQ; from the coding sequence GTGTTTAAGCGAAGCTCAATATGGATCTACGCTTCAATACTACACTTCATAAACGATTTCATAACAACACTAATACCGGCAATCATACTAGTTTTGAGGAGTGAATTTTCATTAAGCTATGCTGATCAAGGTTTGCTGATGACCATACCCACATTGATTGCCATTATACCACAAACCTTCACTGGGCATCTTGCTGATAGGGTTCATGTGTCAAGGGTAATGTTGGTTTGTGCAATGCTTTTGGGTTTTGGAACAGTTCTTATGGGTTTATCGCAAAACTTCAATCAACTCCTAATATCAGCATGCATAGTTGGTTTAGGGGCATCCTTCACCCATCCCACAATATACTCAATAACCAGCAGCCATTATGTTGGTTTGGAGGGGAGGTATCTAAGCTTTGTAAGTGCAGCTGGGGATATCTCACTCCCAATGGTCTTCGCAGTTACTGAGGCATTGACTGGGATGATTGGCTGGAGGATTATAATGATCTGCTACGGCTTAACAGCAATCTCCATAAGCATAATCCTATACAATGCATCATCAAACATCAACATTAACAGGAGGGTTAGCGGCAAAACCACCTCAAACTACAAACTAATAAAACAATTAATAAAGCCACTAATAGTTCTAGGAATAATAACATCATGCTACAGGATAATCCTAACATTCACAACAACATACCTAAACCACATGGGCTTAAGCATTGAATGGTCAAACTACATATTCGCATTAATACTAGCCATAAGCATAATGGGGCCGGTGATGACTGGAATACTATTGAAGGGTGGAGGTGGAATGAGGATTGTGGCATTGGAGATGACGATAATTTCAATACTATCCATAACGTTAACAGCATCATCAAACACAGCATTAACCACAATAATACTAGTCCCAATTGGAATACTAATCCTAAGTGTATGGCCACCAGTATACTCCACAATATCGAGAAGCTCACCACAAGAGCATATGGGCCTAACATACGGTGCTTCACTAACATTCACATGGGCATTCGGATCCATATGGCCATACATAGCTGGAATAATAGCAGACAACTACGGTATAAACATGATATACCCACTAGTAGCAGCATTATCATTAGTGGCAGTTGCAATAGCCATCACATATGATGATAGAGCCCCCTCAGAAACCCCTCCCACGCAATAA
- a CDS encoding S-adenosyl-l-methionine hydroxide adenosyltransferase family protein: MTFKPIITLLTDFGLRDSYVAEMKAVILSICPETNIIDISHEVRKYDVRMGAYLLARASRYFPKGTIHVAIVDPGVGSERRAIIVESERAFYIGPDNGILMMAAEMDGIKHIYQITNKKYMLQTTSRTFHGRDIFSPTAAHLARGIPPSEFGPEIKDPIKPSYTKPKTTNKTIEGEVIHIDDFGNIITNITTKNLQEIGITEGDTINVKIGGKTMKLKLCTSYAEVPPNQTLTIIGSGETLEISINQGNAAKTLKIDIGNKIMVWK, translated from the coding sequence ATGACGTTTAAACCAATAATAACTTTGCTTACCGATTTCGGTTTAAGAGATTCATACGTCGCGGAGATGAAGGCTGTAATACTATCCATATGCCCAGAAACCAACATAATTGACATATCCCATGAAGTGCGGAAATACGATGTGAGGATGGGTGCATACCTACTTGCAAGAGCATCAAGATACTTCCCAAAGGGGACAATACACGTAGCAATCGTAGACCCAGGAGTTGGAAGTGAGAGACGTGCAATAATAGTTGAATCAGAAAGAGCATTCTACATTGGACCAGACAATGGAATACTAATGATGGCAGCAGAAATGGATGGAATAAAACACATATACCAAATAACCAACAAGAAATACATGCTACAAACAACCTCAAGAACGTTCCATGGAAGAGACATATTCAGCCCAACAGCAGCACACCTAGCAAGAGGGATACCGCCAAGTGAATTCGGACCAGAAATAAAAGACCCAATAAAACCAAGCTACACAAAACCAAAAACAACCAACAAAACCATAGAGGGAGAAGTAATACACATAGACGACTTCGGAAACATAATAACAAACATAACAACAAAAAACCTACAAGAAATAGGAATAACTGAAGGAGACACCATAAACGTGAAAATAGGCGGAAAAACCATGAAACTAAAACTATGTACGTCATATGCTGAAGTGCCGCCAAACCAAACACTAACAATAATTGGAAGTGGAGAAACATTAGAAATATCAATAAACCAAGGAAACGCAGCAAAAACACTGAAAATAGACATTGGAAATAAGATAATGGTATGGAAATGA
- a CDS encoding DUF134 domain-containing protein gives MYGDCWRRRCRCGRVGRQPIPLKVSLAPLVDRFIPNPQSTKEPIYLDVVELEALKLIDLDNLSFEEAGLRMNTSRNTVWRIVKSAREKLVRALIEGREIIIQK, from the coding sequence ATGTATGGAGATTGTTGGCGTAGGAGATGTAGATGTGGGCGTGTTGGTAGGCAACCCATACCGCTAAAAGTTTCATTAGCGCCACTCGTGGATAGATTCATTCCAAACCCGCAATCCACAAAAGAACCAATATACCTAGATGTCGTGGAACTTGAAGCATTAAAGCTAATAGACTTAGACAACCTATCCTTCGAAGAAGCTGGATTGAGGATGAATACCTCAAGGAATACTGTTTGGAGGATAGTTAAATCGGCAAGGGAGAAGCTTGTTAGAGCGTTAATCGAGGGTAGAGAGATAATAATACAGAAATAA
- a CDS encoding glycosyltransferase translates to MSYEEDVITVAMTLKNSMKTLNYSLEGIRGLQYDRKKMKLVFVDGGSTDGSFELLQRFRCENIDYYRDIVLVRGDYDVVEGRNLCIRYAEGKFILFVDSDVVVPPNLLLEVESVFSSDPKVAFINVPAVVERGREGWIDKVYKSMNEPQGMSCAAIRLSALRDVGAYFVGFSKGENPDELIFRLKSRGYKYVVSKERAVHIKEKPRGFFDYLKTSFSASVIYHYQQILSGRRYVLLKYAYYTSMLISILLIPFSPKIFSLISASLYLILMVYYLIRSHGNIHSLLMPIAGLILPIGMLWFIVKKHILKRGV, encoded by the coding sequence ATGTCGTATGAGGAGGATGTTATTACAGTTGCGATGACGTTGAAGAATTCTATGAAAACGTTGAATTATTCGCTTGAAGGTATTAGGGGTCTTCAGTATGATAGAAAAAAGATGAAGTTGGTTTTTGTGGATGGAGGGTCTACTGATGGTTCTTTTGAATTACTTCAAAGGTTTAGATGTGAGAATATTGATTATTATAGGGATATTGTTCTGGTTAGGGGTGATTATGATGTGGTTGAGGGTAGAAATTTGTGTATTCGTTATGCTGAGGGGAAGTTTATATTGTTTGTAGATTCTGACGTTGTGGTGCCTCCCAATTTATTACTTGAAGTGGAAAGTGTATTTTCATCTGACCCAAAAGTTGCTTTCATAAATGTACCAGCAGTTGTTGAAAGGGGTAGGGAGGGGTGGATTGATAAGGTTTATAAATCGATGAATGAACCTCAGGGGATGAGTTGTGCTGCCATAAGATTATCGGCATTGAGGGATGTTGGGGCATATTTTGTTGGGTTTTCTAAGGGTGAGAATCCAGATGAATTGATATTTCGTTTGAAAAGTAGGGGGTATAAGTATGTTGTTAGTAAAGAAAGGGCGGTTCATATTAAGGAGAAGCCAAGGGGTTTCTTTGATTATTTGAAGACAAGTTTTAGTGCATCGGTAATTTATCATTATCAGCAGATACTGTCTGGGAGAAGGTATGTGTTGCTTAAGTATGCTTATTATACTTCCATGTTAATTTCCATTTTGTTAATACCATTTTCTCCAAAAATATTCTCATTGATATCAGCATCTCTCTACTTGATATTAATGGTTTATTACCTCATTAGATCCCATGGGAATATACATAGCTTATTAATGCCAATTGCAGGTTTGATACTACCAATAGGGATGCTTTGGTTTATTGTAAAGAAGCATATCTTGAAAAGGGGGGTGTGA
- a CDS encoding ATP-grasp domain-containing protein, protein MKKLLVTGVGGIGGVNFIRSLRLAEEQCHEKFFIVGTEYNIYYIEFPEVDVKFRTPKHSDENFIPTLLKLIGNYGLEFLHPHPSSEAKVVSENRRLFEDAGVKLYLPRPEDIMPSKFYMYEKLSSNNVPVPETIRLKSINDIDEAFKKLGSPLWIRAISGAGGRLSLKVQSPEEAKMWVKLNSLQGRAGIEEFIIQEYLPGRDLVFDSLWFNGELITSYARERIEYPFKHISLTGITGTPSVAKTIHDDEVNSIGIAAVKALNPNPHGFYSVDLKGDINGKPKVTEVDGKWHTTAPLWGYSMAKAYGKPEYNIAYIYIKLGFHEKIDMNLERVNLFPEEHYLIRQMDSGVILKCKGNVWRVV, encoded by the coding sequence TTGAAGAAGCTCCTAGTAACTGGTGTTGGAGGTATTGGTGGTGTAAACTTCATTAGAAGCCTAAGACTTGCAGAAGAACAATGCCATGAGAAATTCTTCATAGTTGGAACTGAATACAACATATACTACATAGAATTCCCAGAAGTGGATGTAAAATTTAGAACACCAAAACACAGTGACGAAAACTTCATACCAACACTACTAAAACTAATTGGGAATTATGGTTTAGAATTCCTACACCCACACCCAAGCTCAGAAGCAAAGGTGGTTTCCGAAAATAGAAGATTATTTGAAGATGCTGGAGTGAAATTGTATCTACCTAGACCTGAAGATATAATGCCAAGCAAATTCTACATGTATGAAAAGCTAAGCTCAAACAATGTTCCAGTACCAGAAACAATAAGGTTAAAGTCTATTAATGATATTGATGAAGCCTTCAAGAAGCTTGGATCACCACTATGGATTAGGGCTATTAGTGGTGCTGGTGGTAGATTGAGCTTAAAGGTTCAATCACCTGAAGAAGCTAAGATGTGGGTTAAATTAAATAGCCTCCAAGGAAGGGCTGGCATAGAGGAATTCATAATACAAGAATACCTCCCAGGTAGAGATTTAGTTTTCGATTCACTATGGTTTAATGGCGAGCTAATAACATCGTACGCTAGGGAGAGAATTGAATACCCATTCAAACACATATCCCTAACAGGAATTACTGGAACACCCTCAGTTGCAAAGACAATACATGATGATGAAGTAAACTCTATAGGTATCGCAGCTGTTAAAGCTTTAAACCCAAATCCACATGGATTCTACTCAGTGGATTTAAAGGGAGATATTAATGGAAAACCAAAAGTCACAGAAGTTGATGGGAAGTGGCATACCACAGCACCACTATGGGGATACTCCATGGCAAAAGCTTACGGGAAACCTGAATACAACATTGCATACATCTACATAAAGCTTGGATTCCATGAGAAGATTGATATGAACTTGGAAAGGGTGAATCTATTCCCAGAAGAACACTATCTAATCAGACAAATGGATTCAGGAGTTATATTGAAATGTAAGGGGAATGTTTGGAGGGTAGTGTGA
- a CDS encoding succinylglutamate desuccinylase/aspartoacylase family protein, producing MPEKIRVGNIEVGRGKFGKGVIRGVELANCVSIDIPVMVMNGIEDGPTLLLMSTQHGIEIQGIEVIRRVMREIVKPEKLRGALIGIPVGNPLAFMHHKYLSWIDDLDVGAVRADNPKGNTTERIAYALWSEAWSKANLIINIHCNTRPDSLIYQWINVSNPKTRDAVWRMAKAIGVTTIVSEEPVPEWAPPTLENLAYRNNIPVVLFELIDGRWISEPSTTVGVRGVLNVMREFGMMDGAIEPQTGITIISGINRFYGILRANRGGLIRFLKKPGEFIRKGETVSEIYDLYGDVLEEVKMPVDGYIWAYPCGQALGTSGGLQVVQSGANIGYVFTHERD from the coding sequence ATGCCAGAGAAGATTAGGGTTGGAAATATTGAAGTTGGTAGGGGAAAGTTTGGTAAGGGGGTTATTAGGGGGGTTGAATTAGCCAACTGCGTCAGCATAGATATACCTGTAATGGTTATGAATGGAATTGAAGACGGACCAACACTACTATTAATGTCAACACAACATGGAATAGAAATTCAGGGGATTGAAGTCATCCGTAGAGTTATGAGGGAGATTGTTAAGCCGGAAAAGCTTAGGGGAGCATTGATAGGCATACCAGTTGGGAATCCATTGGCATTCATGCATCACAAATATCTATCATGGATAGATGATCTAGATGTTGGAGCAGTTAGAGCAGACAACCCAAAGGGGAATACGACGGAGAGAATTGCATACGCCCTATGGAGTGAAGCATGGAGTAAAGCAAACCTAATAATAAACATACACTGCAATACAAGACCAGACTCACTAATATACCAATGGATAAACGTTTCAAACCCAAAGACTAGAGATGCCGTCTGGAGGATGGCTAAAGCCATAGGGGTAACAACAATAGTCTCAGAAGAGCCAGTACCAGAATGGGCGCCGCCAACACTGGAAAACCTAGCATACAGGAACAATATACCAGTAGTATTATTCGAATTGATAGATGGGAGATGGATATCAGAACCATCCACAACCGTAGGTGTTAGGGGAGTATTAAATGTGATGAGGGAATTCGGAATGATGGATGGAGCCATAGAACCCCAAACTGGAATAACAATAATATCTGGAATAAACAGGTTTTACGGTATACTAAGAGCCAATAGAGGTGGATTGATAAGATTCCTCAAGAAGCCAGGGGAATTCATAAGGAAGGGTGAAACGGTATCGGAAATATACGATCTATATGGAGACGTATTGGAGGAGGTTAAAATGCCAGTGGATGGGTATATATGGGCATACCCATGCGGACAAGCCCTAGGGACAAGTGGAGGACTACAAGTAGTGCAAAGTGGAGCAAACATTGGATACGTATTCACACATGAGAGAGATTAA
- a CDS encoding glycosyltransferase, with the protein MSYTVVVCAHNEEEYILNALKSIFNQTVKPEKVIVVLDRCTDKTGDIAKLFPVEIIEKNEAKWKYSYAENLEIARKHVNSKFYAIVDADVILEPKYFEILLKEVGDRDACVGGRIITSCKTILCKLLSLWERTYALSPWRRPRGCALLIRKDVLDEIGGFADVPAPDTHVQEHATKLGYQVRVVGKVKAYHVRKITFKRAIKTQFQTGIARYKQGIGLTRTLLHSIARLRPFVILGYIYALIKDKFRRQ; encoded by the coding sequence ATGTCTTATACTGTTGTTGTATGTGCCCATAATGAAGAGGAATACATACTTAACGCTTTAAAATCAATATTCAATCAAACTGTCAAGCCGGAAAAGGTTATAGTGGTTTTAGATAGATGTACTGATAAAACGGGAGATATAGCCAAACTATTCCCCGTAGAAATTATTGAGAAGAATGAAGCAAAATGGAAATATTCATATGCTGAAAACCTTGAAATTGCACGTAAACATGTAAATTCGAAATTCTATGCCATAGTGGATGCAGACGTCATACTTGAACCAAAATACTTTGAAATCTTACTTAAAGAGGTTGGAGATAGAGATGCATGCGTGGGTGGCAGAATTATTACAAGTTGTAAAACAATTCTATGTAAACTCCTATCCCTATGGGAGAGAACATATGCACTTTCCCCTTGGAGAAGGCCTAGGGGGTGCGCATTACTGATAAGGAAGGATGTTCTTGACGAGATAGGAGGATTTGCTGATGTCCCAGCACCCGACACCCACGTTCAGGAACATGCTACTAAACTTGGCTACCAGGTTAGGGTGGTGGGTAAGGTTAAAGCATATCATGTACGTAAAATAACTTTTAAAAGAGCCATAAAAACTCAATTCCAAACAGGCATAGCAAGATATAAACAAGGAATAGGGTTAACAAGAACTTTACTACACTCCATAGCCAGATTAAGACCTTTTGTTATATTGGGTTACATTTATGCATTAATTAAAGATAAATTTAGAAGACAATAA
- a CDS encoding DUF5320 family protein yields MGWKGWMGYGPRGWWCPKHPWPPAWARWHPYWSYWWGTGRLDPNEEYRMLEEEKEYLERELEEVKKRLDELKKELEKK; encoded by the coding sequence ATGGGGTGGAAAGGTTGGATGGGATACGGGCCTAGAGGATGGTGGTGTCCAAAACATCCGTGGCCTCCAGCATGGGCTAGATGGCACCCATACTGGTCTTACTGGTGGGGCACTGGTAGACTGGATCCAAACGAGGAATACAGAATGCTTGAAGAGGAAAAGGAGTATTTGGAGAGGGAGCTTGAAGAAGTTAAGAAGAGATTGGATGAGCTTAAGAAGGAATTGGAGAAGAAGTGA
- a CDS encoding glycosyltransferase family 2 protein encodes MMDRADFNPKISVVILNYNGMKFLEPCITSLLKSSYDDFEILVVDNGSKDDSVNFLRRRFPNEPKLRIIALGKNYGFAMGNNIGYIYTNPKSKFIFFLNNDTEVDKDCIKNIVKKMEEDEFIGAAQPKIRSLRNRNLIDAVGGIADYHGKTWHRGSNEYDYGQYDSITETFYAQGAAIVVRRSVIEKVGLFDPHYFMYYEETDLCWRIWLAGYKVAVIPEAIVYHYGGGSTTFKSSDYEKYFKFFHLRRNHLMTMLKNYSVPNILKYTLSFMIKMIFISILWSFSGEKIKAKAYLDALLWIFFHLNLIARKRVSIQKIRRIPDAVLMTKMIPSSII; translated from the coding sequence ATGATGGATAGGGCAGACTTTAACCCTAAAATTTCCGTTGTCATCTTAAATTATAATGGAATGAAATTTTTGGAGCCTTGCATAACTTCACTATTAAAATCCAGTTATGATGATTTTGAAATATTAGTCGTTGATAATGGTTCGAAGGATGATAGTGTAAATTTCCTGAGAAGAAGGTTCCCTAATGAACCAAAACTAAGGATAATTGCCTTAGGGAAGAATTATGGATTCGCCATGGGGAACAACATAGGTTACATATATACAAACCCAAAATCCAAATTCATCTTCTTCCTAAATAACGATACGGAAGTTGATAAAGATTGTATCAAAAACATTGTTAAAAAGATGGAAGAGGATGAATTCATAGGTGCAGCTCAGCCTAAAATAAGATCTCTAAGAAATAGAAATCTAATAGATGCTGTGGGTGGGATTGCTGATTATCATGGTAAAACTTGGCATCGTGGATCTAACGAGTACGATTATGGGCAATATGACTCCATAACTGAAACGTTTTATGCTCAAGGGGCTGCAATAGTTGTAAGGAGGAGCGTTATTGAAAAGGTAGGGCTATTTGACCCCCACTATTTCATGTATTATGAAGAAACTGATTTATGTTGGAGAATATGGCTTGCAGGATATAAGGTTGCAGTAATCCCAGAAGCTATAGTATATCATTATGGTGGTGGAAGTACTACATTCAAATCATCTGATTATGAAAAATATTTCAAGTTCTTTCATCTAAGAAGAAATCATTTAATGACAATGTTAAAGAATTACTCTGTACCAAACATTTTAAAATACACCTTATCATTCATGATTAAAATGATATTCATCTCAATTTTATGGAGTTTTTCCGGTGAAAAGATTAAGGCAAAAGCTTATTTGGATGCACTTCTTTGGATATTTTTCCACCTTAACTTAATTGCTAGAAAGAGGGTTTCTATTCAGAAGATTAGGCGAATACCTGATGCGGTATTAATGACAAAAATGATTCCATCATCAATAATATAA
- a CDS encoding CBS domain-containing protein yields the protein MVYTVKDFMTKTIYTVDCNATVAEASKIMLEKNVGYLIVLDGGQPVGMISERDIVFKVVALGKDPTNVKVSEIMSKPLITVDPDATISDAVEIMVKNGLRRIPVVKDGIIYGVFTTRDLAAHFKEYEDKLVRDLLRSLSRFAIPF from the coding sequence ATGGTGTATACGGTTAAGGATTTCATGACCAAAACCATATACACCGTTGACTGCAATGCCACAGTGGCTGAAGCTTCAAAGATCATGTTGGAGAAGAATGTCGGCTACCTAATAGTATTAGATGGTGGACAACCAGTTGGAATGATCAGTGAGAGGGATATAGTGTTTAAAGTTGTAGCTTTGGGGAAGGATCCAACAAACGTTAAGGTTAGCGAAATCATGAGCAAACCATTGATAACCGTAGACCCGGATGCAACCATCAGCGATGCTGTGGAAATTATGGTTAAGAATGGACTTAGAAGGATACCTGTAGTTAAAGATGGGATAATTTATGGTGTATTCACCACGAGGGATTTAGCCGCACACTTCAAGGAGTATGAGGATAAACTTGTAAGAGACCTATTGAGATCACTATCGAGATTTGCAATCCCATTCTAA
- a CDS encoding glycosyltransferase family 4 protein → MKIAVVHTSFISKGGGERFIYEVFSRLSKHYEIHIFCNNISNESFDFNKFECSVIPARHDLFGKFVAYYEAKALKSAIKCALKWKPDIIWLNRGYYHASWIIEKHNIKVIPYVHYPISLEPIKTSFLRRVYRRVINLEGLEREAFARVPVVLCNSKYTESAIKREQPLAKTEVVYPGVDHNKFYPTWEDEEYLYYNSRFQKPKNHELAIKIAIKTNYNLILSGFVSKNNINYFEEIKKLAEGHSNIKIIQNPNDDTIIKLLQKCSIFLFPSLGEHFGIAPIEAMACGKPVIGHKSGGTIETVGEVGILCGDDISEWVENVTRLMENKDERIILGKRAFEFSKNFTWERTVNKIRNIIEGIVKKP, encoded by the coding sequence ATGAAAATAGCAGTTGTACATACGAGTTTTATTTCAAAGGGTGGAGGCGAACGCTTCATATATGAAGTTTTTAGCAGACTATCAAAACATTATGAAATTCACATTTTTTGCAATAATATCAGCAATGAATCTTTTGACTTTAATAAATTTGAATGTAGCGTGATACCTGCAAGACATGATCTATTCGGGAAATTTGTTGCATATTATGAGGCAAAGGCTTTAAAGAGTGCTATAAAGTGCGCATTGAAATGGAAGCCAGACATTATTTGGCTTAACAGAGGATATTATCATGCCAGTTGGATCATTGAAAAGCACAATATAAAAGTCATACCCTACGTTCACTACCCCATATCCCTAGAACCAATAAAAACCAGCTTCCTAAGGAGAGTTTATAGGAGGGTCATAAACCTAGAGGGCCTTGAACGTGAAGCGTTTGCACGAGTTCCAGTAGTTTTATGTAATAGCAAGTATACAGAGTCTGCAATTAAAAGGGAGCAGCCCCTTGCAAAAACAGAAGTTGTTTATCCAGGGGTCGATCATAACAAATTTTACCCAACATGGGAAGATGAAGAATATCTATACTATAATAGCAGATTCCAGAAACCTAAAAACCATGAATTAGCTATAAAAATAGCGATAAAAACTAATTATAACCTCATACTATCTGGTTTTGTAAGCAAAAATAACATCAACTATTTTGAAGAGATCAAAAAACTTGCAGAAGGACATAGCAATATTAAGATTATACAAAATCCCAATGATGATACCATAATCAAGTTATTACAGAAATGTTCAATATTCCTTTTCCCATCATTGGGTGAGCATTTCGGTATAGCTCCAATAGAGGCCATGGCGTGTGGAAAGCCGGTCATTGGACATAAAAGTGGAGGCACCATCGAAACAGTTGGTGAGGTAGGTATTCTATGCGGCGATGATATAAGTGAATGGGTTGAAAATGTAACACGCCTTATGGAAAACAAAGATGAGAGAATTATTTTAGGTAAGAGGGCCTTCGAGTTTTCAAAAAACTTCACATGGGAGAGGACTGTAAATAAAATACGCAATATAATAGAAGGTATTGTCAAGAAACCCTAA
- a CDS encoding HAD hydrolase-like protein — MRRLVLILDFDGVITRLNIDWVKVRGEVSRVIGFNVDSLVDFWDKYFGTEKFDLASRIVERYELEEVLRVKPYDDVEKALQSFNGKVYIASLQSRNALKIFLQRNRLNGYFEEVLGREDFGSKFRQVQYIMGREGDAERIIFVDDSRRNILSCKPLGVECILFDRNSGSNLISLVEGIKSPNG, encoded by the coding sequence ATGCGTAGATTAGTACTCATATTGGATTTTGATGGAGTTATAACTAGGTTGAATATTGATTGGGTTAAAGTTCGTGGGGAGGTTTCTAGGGTTATTGGATTTAATGTGGATAGCCTTGTGGATTTCTGGGATAAATATTTTGGCACGGAAAAATTTGATTTGGCTAGTAGGATTGTTGAGAGGTATGAGTTGGAGGAAGTTTTGAGGGTTAAACCATATGATGATGTGGAGAAAGCCCTCCAATCATTTAATGGCAAAGTATACATAGCCTCACTCCAATCGAGAAATGCACTAAAAATATTCCTTCAAAGGAATAGGCTTAATGGTTATTTCGAGGAAGTTTTGGGGAGGGAGGATTTTGGAAGCAAGTTTAGGCAAGTTCAATACATAATGGGTAGGGAGGGTGATGCTGAGAGGATAATATTTGTGGATGATTCTAGGAGGAATATATTGAGTTGCAAGCCTCTAGGAGTGGAATGCATATTGTTTGATAGGAATTCTGGGAGCAATCTCATAAGTTTAGTTGAGGGGATTAAGAGTCCCAATGGGTAG